Proteins found in one Miscanthus floridulus cultivar M001 chromosome 4, ASM1932011v1, whole genome shotgun sequence genomic segment:
- the LOC136548530 gene encoding uncharacterized protein, whose translation MYKLELPTRGAREPQEEMNVEPEASFLVQVKNPDPPSGSHDGGGFRGLQSKRRAAFPARLQGAFGSQRYASADPPELLNYEGCELLLIATSDDVEDELGLQLEGELEVEDGEGENQQAAASCSNLVKMFGEVADVKPLLSESWD comes from the coding sequence ATGTACAAGCTGGAGCTCCCCACCCGTGGTGCCAGGGAACCGCAGGAGGAGATGAACGTGGAGCCGGAGGCGTCGTTCCTCGTGCAGGTCAAGAACCCCGACCCGCCCTCCGGCAGCCACGACGGCGGTGGGTTCCGCGGGCTGCAAAGCAAGAGGCGGGCAGCATTCCCCGCGCGCCTGCAGGGCGCGTTCGGCAGCCAGAGGTACGCGTCGGCGGACCCGCCGGAGCTGCTCAACTATGAGGGCTGCGAGCTGCTGCTGATCGCGACGTCGGACGACGTGGAGGACGAGCTCGGGCTCCAGCTGGAGGGGGAATTGGAGGTGGAGGATGGCGAGGGTGAGAACCAGCAGGCCGCGGCGAGCTGCTCGAACCTGGTGAAGATGTTCGGCGAGGTGGCCGACGTGAAGCCGCTGCTGAGCGAGAGCTGGGACTAG